One Strix uralensis isolate ZFMK-TIS-50842 chromosome 9, bStrUra1, whole genome shotgun sequence DNA segment encodes these proteins:
- the CUL3 gene encoding cullin-3 produces the protein MSNLSKGTGSRKDTKMRIRAFPMTMDEKYVNSIWDLLKNAIQEIQRKNNSGLSFEELYRNAYTMVLHKHGEKLYTGLREVVTEHLINKVREDVLNSLNNNFLQTLNQAWNDHQTAMVMIRDILMYMDRVYVQQNNVENVYNLGLIIFRDQVVRYGCIRDHLRQTLLDMIARERKGEVVDRGAIRNACQMLMILGLEGRSVYEEDFEAPFLEMSAEFFQMESQKFLAENSASVYIKKVEARINEEIERVMHCLDKSTEEPIVKVVERELISKHMKTIVEMENSGLVHMLKNGKTEDLACMYKLFSRVPNGLKTMCECMSSYLREQGKALVSEEGEGKNPVDYIQGLLDLKSRFDRFLQESFNNDRLFKQTIAGDFEYFLNLNSRSPEYLSLFIDDKLKKGVKGLTEQEVETILDKAMVLFRFMQEKDVFERYYKQHLARRLLTNKSVSDDSEKNMISKLKTECGCQFTSKLEGMFRDMSISNTTMDEFRQHLQATGVSLGGVDLTVRVLTTGYWPTQSATPKCNIPPAPRHAFEIFRRFYLAKHSGRQLTLQHHMGSADLNATFYGPVKKEDGSEVGVGGAQVTGSNTRKHILQVSTFQMTILMLFNNREKYTFEEIQQETDIPERELVRALQSLACGKPTQRVLTKEPKSKEIENGHIFTVNDQFTSKLHRVKIQTVAAKQGESDPERKETRQKVDDDRKHEIEAAIVRIMKSRKKMQHNVLVAEVTQQLKARFLPSPVVIKKRIEGLIEREYLARTPEDRKVYTYVA, from the exons atgACTATGGATGAGAAATATGTGAACAGCATTTGGGATCTTCTAAAAAATGCAATCCAAGAGATCCAGCGTAAGAACAATAGTGGTCTCAGTTTTGAGGAGCTGTATAGGAATGCATATACAATGGTGTTGCATAAACATGGTGAAAAACTCTACACTGGACTAAGAGAAGTGGTCACTGAGCATCTAATAAACAAG gTGCGAGAAGATGTGTTAAACTCCTTGAATAACAACTTTCTACAAACACTAAACCAAGCATGGAATGATCATCAAACGGCAATGGTGATGATTAGAGACATTCTGATGTATATG GACCGTGTGTATGTGCAACAAAATAATGTGGAGAATGTCTACAATTTGGGCTTGATTATTTTTCGAGATCAAGTTGTACGCTATGGCTGCATCAGGGATCACCTGCGGCAAACTCTACTGGATATGATTGCAcgagaaaggaaaggagaagttGTAGACAG AGGCGCAATAAGAAATGCTTGCCAGATGTTAATGATTCTAGGTCTTGAAGGAAGGTCAGTCTATGAAGAAGACTTTGAGGCTCCGTTTTTGGAGATGTCTGCAGAATTTTTTCAG ATGGAAAGTCAGAaatttttagctgaaaacagTGCTTCTGTATATATAAAGAAAGTAGAAGCTAGAATTAATGAAGAAATTGAACGGGTGATGCATTGTCTGGATAAATCAACAGAAGAGCCAATTGTGAAAGTTGTTGAGAGGGAGCTTATTTCCAAGCATATGAAAACTATAGTGGAAATGGAGAACTCTGGGCTAGTTCATATGCTGAAAAATGGGAAGACAGAAG ACCTTGCTTGCATGTACAAGTTGTTTAGCCGTGTGCCAAATGGTCTGAAGACAATGTGCGAGTGCATGAGCTCATACCTGAGAGAGCAAGGCAAAGCACTAGTTtctgaagagggagaaggaaagaatcCAGTTGACTACATACAG ggtttaCTGGATTTGAAGAGTAGGTTTGACCGCTTTCTTCAAGAATCTTTCAATAATGATCGACTCTTCAAACAGACTATTGCGGGTGACTTTGAGTACTTCCTCAACCTCAACTCTAGGTCTCCAGAGTACCTCTCATTATTTATTGATGATAAGCTGAAAAAGGGAGTCAAAGGA cTAACAGAGCAAGAAGTAGAAACTATATTGGATAAGGCAATGGTTTTATTTAGGTTTATGCAAGAGAAGGATGTTTTTGAACGCTATTACAAGCAGCACTTGGCAAGAAGACTTCTCACAAACAAGAGTGTTTCAGATGACTCTGAGAAAAATATGATATCTAAATTAAAG aCTGAATGTGGATGTCAGTTCACATCTAAACTGGAAGGAATGTTCAGGGACATGAGCATCTCAAACACGACGATGGATGAGTTCAGGCAACATCTTCAGGCAACCGGG GTCTCATTAGGTGGTGTTGATCTTACAGTGCGGGTCCTCACAACAGGTTACTGGCCTACTCAGTCAGCCACACCAAAGTGCAACATCCCTCCAGCTCCCAGacatgcttttgaaatatttagaag attttatttagCCAAACATAGTGGGCGACAGCTGACACTCCAGCATCATATGGGCTCTGCAGATCTCAATGCTACTTTCTATGGGCCTGTTAAAAAG GAAGATGGCTCAGAGGTTGGCGTAGGAGGTGCCCAGGTAACTGGCTCAAATACACGGAAGCACATATTGCAAGTCTCGACTTTCCAGATGACGATATTAATGCTCTTtaacaacagagaaaaatatacaTTTGAG GAAATTCAACAGGAAACGGATATCCCTGAAAGAGAACTGGTTAGAGCCCTACAGTCCCTTGCATGTGGCAAACCAACACAACGTGTTCTCACAAAAGAGCCTAAgtcaaaagaaatagaaaatggtCATATATTTACAGTGAATGATCAGTTCACATCTAAACTACACAGAGTCAAGATTCAGACGG ttgCTGCCAAACAAGGAGAATCTGAtccagaaaggaaagaaacaaggcAGAAAGTAGATGATGACAGAAAACATGAGATAGAAGCTGCTATAGTTCGGATAATGAAATCTAGAAAGAAGATGCAACACAATGTGCTAGTAGCAGAG GTAACTCAGCAGCTGAAGGCCCGATTCTTACCAAGTCCAGTTGTTATTAAAAAACGTATTGAAGGACTTATTGAGAGAGAATATTTGGCACGAACACCTGAGGATCGCAAAGTATACACTTACGTAGCATAA